Proteins from a single region of Starkeya sp. ORNL1:
- a CDS encoding FAD-dependent oxidoreductase, giving the protein MRAAFARAAGRDSVRADHGYRLRMTSPTRLSRRAFLATASALAAPAIISPAFAQIAADTDVAIIGAGAAGIAAARRVAAAGRSHVLLEAAPRAGGRARTDEVFGMPFDLGANRFSSSEGLLAAVTDTGVETTDVPSSRRLYIGDREAKESQYEAFAAAIGRTERAIAATADAGRDIAARAALPESGEWGATVAAVLGPLGCGRDLANVSTVDLARRDVPPDDLSTALGVGSLLERVASLLNLRTKARVARVDNAGRFSTITLDGGAVVRARSVILAVPAAVIAAGAIRFNPALPGRFTNALLAYPAGQMEHVGFLLPNNPLGLSSDELVHVKAGSYPPAALYGRVNDTDLHVAVFGGAQASEIAGKGEAAAAALTSGFLREAFGATIGANVTKFVASRWSTDPLIRGAMAVGVPGEGALRRQFADPVGRMILAGEYVSPDKWGTLAGAWATGEVAAEKAITMVGGPV; this is encoded by the coding sequence GTGCGTGCCGCCTTCGCCCGCGCCGCAGGCCGTGATAGCGTGCGCGCCGATCACGGTTACCGGCTGCGCATGACATCACCGACCCGCCTCTCCCGCCGCGCCTTCCTCGCGACTGCGTCAGCACTCGCCGCACCGGCCATCATCTCCCCCGCCTTCGCGCAGATCGCCGCGGATACCGACGTCGCCATCATCGGTGCCGGGGCGGCCGGCATTGCCGCGGCGCGGCGCGTGGCGGCGGCCGGGCGCAGCCACGTGCTGCTGGAGGCCGCGCCGCGCGCCGGCGGGCGGGCGCGCACCGACGAAGTGTTCGGCATGCCGTTCGATCTCGGCGCCAACCGCTTCTCCTCTTCCGAGGGGCTATTGGCGGCGGTCACCGATACCGGCGTCGAGACCACGGACGTGCCCTCCTCGCGACGGCTCTATATTGGCGACCGCGAGGCGAAGGAGAGCCAGTACGAGGCCTTCGCCGCCGCCATCGGCCGCACCGAGCGCGCCATCGCCGCCACCGCGGATGCCGGCCGCGACATCGCCGCCCGCGCGGCGCTGCCGGAATCCGGCGAATGGGGCGCCACCGTCGCCGCCGTGCTCGGCCCGCTCGGCTGCGGGCGCGACCTCGCCAATGTCTCCACGGTCGATCTCGCCCGGCGCGACGTGCCGCCGGATGACCTCTCGACGGCGCTCGGCGTCGGTTCGCTGCTGGAGCGCGTGGCCTCGCTGCTCAATCTGCGCACCAAGGCCCGGGTGGCGCGCGTCGACAATGCCGGGCGCTTCTCCACCATCACGCTGGATGGCGGCGCCGTGGTGCGGGCGCGCTCGGTGATCCTTGCCGTGCCGGCGGCAGTGATCGCGGCCGGCGCCATCCGGTTCAACCCGGCGCTGCCGGGGCGCTTTACCAATGCGCTGCTGGCCTATCCCGCCGGGCAGATGGAGCATGTCGGCTTCCTGCTGCCGAACAATCCGCTCGGCCTGTCGTCGGATGAGCTGGTGCATGTGAAAGCCGGCTCCTACCCGCCCGCGGCGCTCTATGGGCGGGTGAACGACACCGACCTGCATGTCGCGGTGTTCGGCGGGGCGCAGGCGAGCGAGATCGCCGGCAAAGGCGAGGCGGCCGCCGCCGCGCTCACCAGCGGCTTCCTGCGCGAGGCGTTCGGCGCGACCATCGGCGCCAATGTGACGAAGTTCGTCGCCTCGCGCTGGTCGACCGATCCGCTGATCCGCGGCGCCATGGCGGTGGGCGTGCCCGGAGAGGGCGCGCTACGCCGGCAATTCGCCGATCCGGTGGGACGGATGATCCTCGCCGGCGAGTATGTCAGCCCGGACAAATGGGGGACGCTGGCCGGCGCCTGGGCCACCGGCGAAGTCGCCGCCGAAAAGGCGATCACGATGGTGGGTGGGCCGGTTTAG
- the nth gene encoding endonuclease III, whose amino-acid sequence MRARRRAVANAAAAERGRTIKRWSRKEVVEAFTRFEAANPEPKGELEHADPFTLLVAVVLSAQATDAGVNKATRGLFAAAPTPGAMVALGEEGVSKHIRTLGLFRGKAKNVVELSRLLIAKHGGQVPRDREALEALPGVGRKTANVVLNIAFGEPTIAVDTHLFRVANRTGLAPGKNPLEVELGLLKTIPPRFKLHAHHWLILHGRYVCKALRPDCPGCLINDLCRWPEKTVPR is encoded by the coding sequence ATGCGCGCGCGCCGGCGCGCCGTGGCCAATGCGGCGGCCGCCGAGCGTGGGCGCACCATCAAGCGCTGGTCGAGAAAGGAAGTGGTCGAGGCCTTCACCCGCTTCGAGGCGGCCAATCCCGAACCCAAGGGCGAACTGGAGCACGCCGACCCGTTCACCTTGCTGGTCGCAGTGGTGCTCTCGGCGCAGGCGACGGATGCCGGCGTCAACAAGGCAACGCGCGGCCTGTTTGCCGCGGCGCCGACGCCCGGGGCGATGGTCGCGCTCGGCGAAGAAGGCGTCTCGAAACATATTCGCACCCTCGGCCTCTTTCGCGGCAAGGCGAAGAATGTGGTCGAGCTGTCGCGTCTGCTCATCGCGAAGCATGGCGGGCAAGTGCCCAGGGACCGCGAGGCGCTGGAAGCGTTGCCCGGGGTCGGGCGCAAGACGGCGAACGTCGTGCTCAACATCGCCTTCGGCGAGCCGACCATCGCGGTCGACACCCATCTGTTCCGGGTGGCCAATCGCACCGGGCTGGCGCCGGGCAAGAACCCACTCGAGGTCGAACTGGGGCTGCTGAAGACGATTCCCCCTCGCTTCAAGCTGCACGCCCATCACTGGCTGATCCTGCACGGGCGCTATGTCTGCAAGGCGCTCCGTCCGGACTGCCCGGGTTGCCTGATCAACGATCTGTGCCGATGGCCGGAGAAGACCGTGCCGCGCTAG
- the rpmI gene encoding 50S ribosomal protein L35, producing MPKMKTKSGAKKRFKLSGTGKVIMAQANKRHGMIKRTTKQIRNQRGTTTMSERDAPVVRKYFLPNG from the coding sequence ATGCCCAAGATGAAGACCAAGTCCGGAGCGAAGAAGCGCTTCAAGCTCTCCGGAACCGGCAAGGTGATCATGGCCCAGGCCAATAAGCGCCATGGCATGATCAAGCGCACCACCAAGCAGATCCGCAACCAGCGCGGCACCACGACCATGTCGGAACGTGATGCCCCCGTGGTGCGGAAGTATTTCCTGCCCAACGGCTGA
- a CDS encoding DUF2244 domain-containing protein — translation MTIARGPRSHLPTLPPRPAASLEPATAEPMLYAATLTPYRSLNRKGFTIVMLLVSGVSFICGMAFLMMGAWPVFGMFGIDVLLIYLAFRVNFRDAKAREEITVTPSLLTVRKVAANGDEDETAMNPLWTRLEAQRHEEFGIERLTLRSRGIGTEVGSFLHQQQREELASGLTGALAEAKRGVPRSTI, via the coding sequence ATGACCATCGCCAGAGGCCCGCGCTCGCATCTGCCGACCTTGCCGCCCCGTCCGGCGGCAAGCCTAGAGCCGGCGACTGCCGAGCCGATGCTCTATGCGGCGACGTTGACGCCCTACCGCTCGCTGAATCGCAAGGGCTTCACCATCGTGATGCTGCTGGTCAGCGGCGTCAGCTTCATCTGCGGCATGGCCTTCCTGATGATGGGAGCCTGGCCGGTGTTCGGCATGTTCGGGATCGACGTGCTGCTGATCTATCTCGCCTTCCGGGTGAATTTCCGCGACGCCAAGGCGCGGGAGGAGATCACCGTGACGCCGAGCCTGCTCACCGTGCGCAAGGTGGCGGCCAATGGCGATGAGGACGAGACCGCGATGAACCCGCTCTGGACCCGGCTGGAGGCCCAGCGCCATGAGGAGTTCGGCATAGAGCGGCTGACGCTGCGCTCGCGCGGCATCGGCACCGAAGTCGGCTCCTTCCTGCACCAGCAGCAGCGCGAGGAACTGGCGAGCGGCCTCACCGGCGCGCTCGCCGAGGCGAAGCGCGGCGTGCCGCGCAGTACTATTTGA
- the pheS gene encoding phenylalanine--tRNA ligase subunit alpha — MPDLASLEGELLAGIGAANDEAALEAVRVAALGKKGWVSELLKSLGGMTPDERKTAGPAINGLRDRLNEAIANRRTALKAAALALRLETERVDVTLPVREAPTELGRVHPISQVIDELTTIFADMGFSVAEGPDIEDDFHNFTALNFPEGHPAREMHDTFYLPTKEDGSRLVLRTHTSPVQVRTMMSKAPPIRVIIPGRTYRSDSDQTHTPMFHQVEGLVIDKGSHLGHLKWILQEFCKAFFEVDNVKMRFRPSFFPFTEPSMEVDIQCDRSRPGEIRFGEGNDWLEILGCGMVHPNVLRNCGLDPDEYQGFAWGMGIDRIAMLKYGMPDLRAFFEADVRWLSHYGFRPLDFPTLAGGLSN; from the coding sequence CTGCCCGATCTTGCTTCGCTCGAAGGCGAGCTTCTCGCCGGCATAGGCGCCGCCAATGACGAGGCGGCGCTGGAAGCCGTGCGCGTCGCCGCGCTCGGCAAGAAGGGTTGGGTCTCCGAGCTCCTGAAGAGCCTGGGGGGCATGACCCCGGATGAGCGCAAGACCGCCGGCCCCGCCATCAACGGCCTGCGCGACCGGCTCAACGAGGCTATCGCCAACCGCCGCACTGCGCTCAAGGCCGCGGCGCTGGCGCTGCGCCTCGAGACCGAGCGCGTCGACGTCACGCTCCCGGTGCGCGAGGCGCCGACCGAACTCGGCCGCGTGCATCCGATCAGCCAGGTCATCGACGAACTGACCACGATCTTCGCCGATATGGGCTTCTCGGTCGCCGAGGGCCCGGACATCGAGGACGACTTCCACAATTTCACCGCGCTGAATTTCCCCGAGGGGCATCCGGCGCGCGAGATGCACGACACCTTCTATCTTCCGACCAAGGAAGACGGCTCGCGCCTGGTGCTGCGCACCCACACCTCGCCGGTGCAGGTGCGCACCATGATGAGCAAGGCGCCGCCGATCCGCGTCATCATCCCCGGCCGCACCTATCGCAGCGACAGTGACCAGACCCACACCCCGATGTTCCATCAGGTGGAGGGGCTGGTCATCGACAAGGGCTCGCACCTCGGCCACCTGAAGTGGATCCTGCAAGAATTCTGCAAGGCGTTCTTCGAGGTGGACAATGTGAAGATGCGGTTCCGCCCGTCCTTCTTCCCCTTCACTGAGCCGTCCATGGAGGTCGACATCCAGTGCGACCGCTCCCGCCCCGGCGAGATCCGCTTCGGCGAGGGCAATGACTGGCTGGAGATCCTCGGCTGCGGCATGGTGCATCCGAACGTGCTGCGCAATTGCGGGCTCGACCCGGACGAGTATCAGGGCTTCGCCTGGGGCATGGGCATCGACCGCATCGCCATGCTGAAATACGGCATGCCGGACCTGCGCGCCTTCTTCGAGGCCGACGTCCGCTGGCTCTCCCATTACGGCTTCCGCCCGCTCGACTTCCCGACGCTGGCCGGCGGCCTGTCGAACTGA
- a CDS encoding SH3 domain-containing protein yields MRRLLAAGLGASLALMMGAAVAQAAPGYVTTNVNLRSGPGVQYPPVVVLGSGMPLEIFGCLSDTSWCDVDWNGNRGWVAGDFLEYSYQGRRVMVPEYAPYIGLPIVTFSFNDYWGRYYRGRSWYSGYDRWGPSRPPGWGGGGWNGHGKPPPHWGGGPGPGRPPGGGPGWGNGPGNGPGWGGPGPGRPPGGGKPPQWGGGGPGNGPGGPGWGGPGPGKPPSGGKPPQWGGGPGQGGPGNGRPPQWNGGGGGQGGPNGGRPPQWSGGGGGQGGSGGGRPPQWNGGGGGGNGGGGGGGRPPQYSGGGQGGGGYGGGGQGGGDRRGQQCQVGANCPQPR; encoded by the coding sequence ATGAGAAGGCTTCTGGCGGCGGGCTTGGGCGCCTCCCTCGCTCTGATGATGGGAGCCGCCGTGGCGCAGGCGGCGCCGGGCTATGTGACGACCAACGTCAATCTGCGCTCGGGACCGGGCGTGCAATATCCGCCCGTTGTGGTGCTCGGCTCCGGCATGCCGCTGGAGATCTTCGGCTGCCTGTCCGACACCTCCTGGTGCGATGTCGACTGGAACGGCAATCGCGGCTGGGTCGCCGGCGATTTCCTCGAATATTCCTATCAGGGCCGGCGCGTGATGGTGCCGGAATACGCGCCCTATATCGGGCTGCCGATCGTGACCTTCAGCTTCAATGATTATTGGGGCCGCTATTATCGCGGCCGCTCCTGGTATTCCGGCTATGACCGCTGGGGTCCCTCGCGCCCGCCGGGCTGGGGCGGCGGTGGCTGGAACGGCCACGGCAAGCCGCCGCCGCATTGGGGTGGCGGCCCCGGGCCAGGCCGGCCTCCGGGCGGTGGTCCCGGCTGGGGCAATGGCCCGGGTAATGGTCCCGGCTGGGGTGGTCCTGGTCCGGGCCGGCCTCCGGGTGGCGGCAAGCCGCCGCAGTGGGGCGGTGGCGGTCCCGGTAACGGTCCCGGTGGCCCTGGCTGGGGCGGTCCTGGCCCCGGTAAGCCCCCGTCGGGCGGCAAGCCGCCGCAATGGGGCGGTGGCCCAGGCCAGGGTGGTCCGGGTAACGGACGGCCCCCGCAGTGGAATGGCGGCGGTGGCGGCCAGGGCGGCCCCAATGGCGGCAGGCCGCCGCAGTGGAGCGGCGGTGGCGGCGGCCAGGGTGGTTCCGGCGGCGGGCGTCCGCCGCAATGGAACGGCGGCGGCGGTGGCGGGAATGGCGGTGGAGGCGGCGGTGGCCGGCCCCCGCAATACTCCGGCGGCGGCCAGGGTGGCGGTGGTTATGGCGGTGGCGGCCAGGGCGGCGGCGACCGTCGCGGCCAGCAGTGCCAGGTCGGCGCGAACTGCCCGCAGCCGCGCTGA
- the rplT gene encoding 50S ribosomal protein L20, whose product MARVKRGVTSHAKHKKVLKAAKGYFGRRKNTIRVAKQAVEKAQQYAYRDRKVRKRNFRALWIQRINAATRELGFTYGRFIDGLGKAGIEVDRKVLSDIAIHEPDAFKALVDQAKAALEQQAA is encoded by the coding sequence ATGGCACGTGTCAAGCGCGGCGTAACTTCCCACGCCAAGCACAAGAAAGTGCTCAAGGCGGCGAAGGGCTATTTTGGCCGCCGCAAGAATACCATCCGCGTCGCGAAGCAGGCGGTGGAGAAGGCGCAGCAGTATGCGTATCGCGACCGCAAGGTGCGCAAGCGCAACTTCCGCGCCCTGTGGATCCAGCGCATCAACGCGGCGACCCGCGAGCTCGGCTTCACCTATGGCCGATTTATCGACGGTCTCGGCAAGGCCGGGATCGAGGTCGACCGCAAGGTGCTCTCGGATATCGCCATCCACGAGCCCGACGCCTTCAAGGCGCTGGTCGACCAGGCCAAGGCTGCGCTGGAGCAGCAGGCGGCCTGA
- a CDS encoding undecaprenyl-diphosphate phosphatase: protein MSFGNLLEAFLLGLLEGVTEFLPVSSTGHILLAGHFLGFESTGKTFEVLIQLGAILAIITVYFQRFWHVLVTLPSSKRSQNFVLGILIAFLPAAVIGALAHDFIKTVLFESPALICVMLILGGIVLLWVDTLTFKPRHTDAMALPPFLAFKIGLAQCLAMVPGVSRSGSTIVGGMLMGLSKPAAAEFSFFLALPTMGGAFAYDLFKSRHDLSMDDGLLIVVGFVTAFIAAVVVVRGLLAFVSRHGLTPFGWWRIAVGGIGLVALALVG, encoded by the coding sequence ATGTCGTTCGGCAACCTGCTCGAAGCCTTCCTGCTTGGCCTGCTCGAAGGCGTCACCGAATTCCTGCCAGTTTCCTCGACGGGTCACATCCTGCTTGCCGGGCATTTCCTCGGCTTCGAGAGCACCGGCAAGACCTTCGAAGTGCTGATCCAGCTCGGCGCCATCCTCGCCATCATCACCGTCTATTTCCAGCGCTTCTGGCACGTGCTGGTGACCCTGCCCTCCAGCAAGCGCTCGCAGAATTTCGTGCTCGGCATTCTCATCGCCTTCCTGCCGGCAGCGGTGATCGGCGCGCTCGCGCACGACTTCATCAAGACCGTGCTGTTCGAATCACCGGCACTGATCTGCGTGATGCTGATCCTCGGTGGCATCGTACTGCTGTGGGTCGACACGCTGACCTTCAAACCGCGGCATACCGACGCCATGGCGCTGCCGCCCTTCCTCGCCTTCAAGATCGGCCTCGCGCAGTGCCTCGCCATGGTGCCCGGCGTCTCGCGCTCGGGCTCGACCATCGTCGGCGGCATGCTGATGGGGCTGAGCAAGCCGGCGGCGGCGGAGTTCTCGTTCTTCCTCGCCTTGCCGACCATGGGCGGCGCCTTCGCCTATGACCTGTTCAAGAGCCGCCACGACCTCTCCATGGATGACGGGCTGCTGATCGTGGTCGGCTTCGTCACCGCCTTCATCGCCGCGGTGGTGGTGGTGCGCGGGCTGCTCGCCTTCGTCTCCCGCCACGGCCTCACCCCGTTCGGCTGGTGGCGCATCGCGGTCGGCGGCATCGGGCTGGTGGCCCTGGCGCTGGTGGGGTGA
- a CDS encoding VOC family protein → MQQQISVITLGIADLARSRRFYVEGFEWAPVFQNEEIIFYQMNGLVLGTFQRTALEADMNRPGLMTPGAFALAHNVASEVEVDPLMRRLAAAGGRILRPADAPSHGGFRGYVADPDDHAWEIAWNPGFAIDAEGRVTFGP, encoded by the coding sequence ATGCAACAGCAGATTTCCGTCATCACCCTCGGCATCGCCGATCTCGCCCGCTCGCGCCGCTTCTATGTCGAGGGCTTCGAATGGGCGCCGGTGTTCCAGAATGAGGAGATCATCTTCTATCAGATGAACGGCCTCGTGCTGGGCACTTTCCAGCGGACTGCGCTGGAAGCGGACATGAACCGGCCGGGCCTCATGACCCCCGGCGCCTTTGCGCTGGCGCACAATGTGGCCAGCGAGGTCGAGGTCGACCCGCTGATGCGGCGCCTGGCCGCGGCCGGCGGGCGCATATTGCGGCCTGCCGACGCCCCGTCGCATGGCGGTTTCCGCGGCTATGTCGCCGATCCCGACGACCATGCCTGGGAGATCGCCTGGAACCCCGGCTTTGCTATCGATGCCGAGGGTCGGGTGACATTCGGGCCGTGA
- a CDS encoding sulfate transporter family protein — protein sequence MLHAAVTAFTQTFTPEYRRVLLRSVGLAIGLVIVLGIIAQTALAHFVNLSWGWAETLIDIVAALGLIVGGVFLVPPVTSLIAGLFLDDVAAQVERTDFPHEPEGKPLPVARSIWLSIRFFGVTLLVNIVALLLLLVPGVNLIVFYVANGYLLGREYFQLAAMRYRSEEEAAALRRRHSVTIFLAGLIIALVVSVPILNLVTPVFATIFMVRLHKRLAPLGARAVPSAARSSPAIGTDR from the coding sequence ATGCTCCATGCTGCCGTCACCGCCTTCACCCAGACCTTCACGCCGGAATATCGCCGCGTGCTGCTGCGCTCGGTCGGGCTCGCCATCGGGCTGGTCATCGTGCTCGGCATCATAGCGCAGACTGCGCTGGCACATTTCGTCAATCTCAGCTGGGGCTGGGCGGAGACGCTGATCGACATCGTCGCCGCGCTCGGCCTCATCGTCGGCGGCGTGTTCCTGGTGCCGCCGGTCACCTCGCTGATCGCCGGCCTGTTCCTCGACGATGTCGCCGCGCAGGTGGAGCGCACCGATTTCCCGCACGAGCCGGAAGGCAAGCCGCTGCCCGTCGCGCGCTCCATCTGGCTCAGCATCCGCTTCTTCGGCGTCACGCTGCTGGTGAACATCGTCGCGCTGCTGTTGCTGCTGGTGCCGGGCGTGAACCTCATCGTGTTCTATGTGGCCAACGGCTATCTGCTCGGCCGCGAATATTTCCAGCTCGCGGCGATGCGCTACCGCAGCGAGGAAGAAGCCGCGGCGCTGCGCCGGCGCCATTCGGTGACGATCTTCCTCGCCGGACTGATCATCGCGCTGGTGGTGTCGGTGCCGATCCTGAACCTCGTCACCCCGGTGTTCGCCACCATCTTCATGGTGCGGCTGCACAAGCGGCTGGCGCCGCTCGGTGCCCGCGCGGTCCCTAGCGCGGCACGGTCTTCTCCGGCCATCGGCACAGATCGTTGA
- the pheT gene encoding phenylalanine--tRNA ligase subunit beta has protein sequence MKFTLSWLKEHLDGDDVTLDAVLATLNRIGLEVEGVEDKAEKLRGFSIAYVVSAEQHPNADKLRVCMVDTGQGEPVQVVCGAPNARTGMKSVFSPPGTFIPGKNITLGIGTIRGVESRGMLCSAAELQLSEDHDGILDLPADAPVGVSYAEWIGLGDPVVEIAVTPNRADALGISGIARDLAAAGLGTLKTPEIEPIAGTYPCPVKVTIEPGAPCPAFALRLIRGVKNGPSPDWLQAKLRAIGLRPINRLVDVTNLLTFDRSRPLHVFDAAKVAGDLIVRRARAGESLLALDGKTYALDEAMCVISDDRAVESLAGIMGGEESGCDEGTTDVLVESALWEPINIAQTGRKLGINSDARFRFERGVDPAFTVPGLDLATSLILDLCGGEASTVELAGAIPDTSRIIEFPLALTAKLTGLEATDREQIDTLAALGFAVSGVAGTLDVSPPSWRADIEGKADLVEEVVRIIGLDRVPATPFPRPDDARKPVLTTLQLRTRKAKRALAARGLVEAVTWSFVAKAQAELFGGGAPELALANPIAADLSDMRPSLLPGLARAAQANADRGYDDTALFEVGQIFKGDRPQDQFIVATGLRRATAKPSGAGRHWSGKAGPVDAFDAKADATAVLAACGAPVANLQISTDAPAWFHPGRSGTFRLGANVIGHFGELHPAVLEALDVEGPLVGFEIVLDRIPEPKAKATKVKPLLELSAFQPVERDFAFVVPRRVAAADMVKAAAGVDRKLIAAVNVFDVYEGVGIDDDKKSVALTVTLQPREKTLTDVEIEAVAGKIVAEVVKKTGATLRG, from the coding sequence ATGAAATTCACCCTCTCCTGGCTCAAGGAGCACCTCGACGGCGACGACGTCACCCTCGACGCGGTGCTGGCGACGCTGAACCGCATCGGCCTCGAGGTCGAGGGCGTCGAGGACAAGGCGGAGAAGCTGCGCGGCTTCTCCATCGCCTATGTCGTCTCCGCCGAGCAGCACCCCAACGCCGACAAGCTGCGCGTCTGCATGGTGGATACCGGCCAGGGCGAGCCGGTGCAGGTGGTGTGCGGCGCGCCGAACGCGCGCACCGGCATGAAGAGCGTGTTCTCGCCGCCCGGCACCTTCATTCCAGGCAAGAACATCACGCTCGGCATCGGCACCATTCGCGGCGTCGAGAGCCGCGGCATGCTGTGCTCGGCCGCCGAGCTCCAACTCTCCGAGGACCATGACGGCATCCTCGACCTGCCGGCCGATGCGCCGGTGGGCGTGTCTTACGCCGAATGGATCGGCCTCGGCGATCCGGTGGTGGAGATCGCGGTGACGCCGAACCGCGCCGATGCCCTCGGCATCTCCGGCATCGCCCGCGACCTCGCCGCCGCCGGCCTCGGCACGCTGAAGACGCCGGAGATCGAACCCATCGCGGGCACTTATCCCTGCCCGGTGAAGGTGACGATCGAGCCCGGCGCGCCGTGCCCGGCCTTCGCGCTGCGGCTGATCCGCGGCGTGAAGAACGGCCCGTCGCCGGACTGGCTGCAGGCCAAGCTGCGCGCCATCGGCCTCAGGCCCATCAACAGGCTGGTCGACGTCACCAATCTGCTGACCTTCGACCGCTCGCGCCCGCTGCACGTGTTCGACGCCGCCAAGGTGGCGGGTGATCTCATCGTGCGCCGCGCCCGTGCCGGCGAGAGCCTGCTGGCGCTGGACGGAAAGACCTATGCGCTCGATGAGGCCATGTGCGTGATCTCGGATGACCGCGCGGTGGAATCGCTCGCCGGCATCATGGGCGGCGAGGAATCCGGCTGCGACGAGGGCACCACCGACGTGCTGGTCGAGTCGGCGCTGTGGGAGCCGATCAATATCGCCCAGACCGGCCGCAAGCTCGGCATCAATTCCGATGCCCGCTTCCGCTTCGAGCGCGGCGTCGATCCCGCCTTCACCGTGCCCGGCCTCGATCTCGCCACCAGCCTGATCCTCGATCTCTGCGGCGGCGAAGCGTCCACGGTCGAGCTGGCCGGCGCCATTCCGGATACCTCGCGCATCATCGAGTTCCCGCTGGCGCTCACCGCCAAATTGACCGGGCTGGAGGCGACCGACCGCGAGCAGATCGACACGCTCGCGGCGCTCGGTTTTGCGGTTTCCGGTGTCGCGGGCACGCTTGACGTGTCGCCGCCGTCCTGGCGCGCCGATATCGAGGGCAAGGCCGATCTCGTCGAGGAGGTGGTGCGCATCATCGGTCTCGACCGTGTGCCGGCGACGCCGTTCCCGCGCCCGGACGATGCTCGCAAGCCCGTCCTGACCACGCTGCAATTGCGCACCCGCAAGGCCAAGCGCGCTCTGGCGGCCCGCGGGCTGGTGGAGGCCGTCACCTGGTCCTTCGTGGCGAAGGCGCAGGCCGAGCTGTTCGGCGGCGGCGCGCCGGAGCTGGCGCTCGCCAACCCGATCGCGGCCGACCTGTCCGACATGCGCCCGAGCCTGCTGCCGGGCCTCGCCCGTGCCGCGCAGGCCAATGCCGATCGCGGCTATGACGACACCGCGCTGTTCGAGGTCGGGCAGATCTTCAAGGGTGACCGCCCGCAGGATCAGTTCATCGTCGCTACCGGCCTGCGCCGCGCCACGGCGAAGCCGAGCGGGGCCGGGCGCCATTGGTCGGGCAAGGCCGGGCCGGTCGATGCGTTCGACGCCAAGGCGGACGCGACCGCCGTGCTCGCCGCCTGCGGCGCCCCGGTGGCCAACCTCCAGATCTCGACCGACGCGCCGGCCTGGTTTCATCCCGGCCGCTCCGGCACCTTCCGGCTTGGCGCGAACGTCATCGGCCATTTCGGCGAGCTGCACCCGGCGGTGCTGGAAGCGCTCGATGTCGAGGGCCCGCTGGTCGGCTTCGAGATCGTGCTCGACCGCATCCCCGAGCCGAAGGCCAAGGCGACAAAGGTGAAGCCGCTGCTGGAGCTCTCCGCCTTCCAGCCGGTGGAGCGCGATTTCGCCTTCGTGGTGCCGCGTAGGGTCGCCGCCGCCGACATGGTGAAGGCCGCCGCCGGTGTCGACCGCAAGCTGATCGCCGCGGTGAACGTGTTCGACGTCTATGAGGGCGTCGGCATCGACGACGACAAGAAGTCGGTGGCGCTCACTGTTACCCTGCAGCCGCGCGAGAAGACGCTGACCGACGTCGAGATCGAGGCGGTGGCCGGCAAGATCGTCGCCGAGGTGGTGAAGAAGACCGGGGCGACGCTGCGGGGGTGA